The proteins below are encoded in one region of Methanobacteriaceae archaeon:
- a CDS encoding lactate utilization protein, with amino-acid sequence MNESELNIMNRSFSKLDERRANLLHDEATISLKERVKLIRKNSVKHLHHLLEKAQENLIENGIEVILANDAKEAKKAIYHLVKKEQIIAKSKSNTAGEILLTEYLENKDIEVLETDLGDRIVQFHASRPTHPIGPACHLNMEKIAKIVSNELQSDVKAEPQSILEAVKSDILEKIPNCKVGITGANSVAALDGSLVMVHNEGNIGLLTMMDLHIVLVGIDKLVSTLEEAISVVKLETIYATGKKVPAYMNVISSPSKTADIEQILLKDMYGAKRVVVVFLDNGRSQALKEMEECLWCIGCGSCIVNCPVYTTLGPEFGYLRHLGGRGIVMSHFIDPNITYDSGLFKCTLCGHCTVECPVETPIKDMLEELRRESVKNGIYTENHARIRNNLIKSGTPYKE; translated from the coding sequence ATGATGAAGCAACTATTAGTTTGAAAGAAAGGGTTAAACTTATCCGGAAAAATTCTGTTAAACACCTACATCACCTTTTAGAAAAAGCACAAGAGAACCTAATAGAAAACGGGATAGAAGTTATTCTGGCCAATGATGCGAAAGAAGCAAAAAAAGCCATTTACCACTTGGTGAAAAAGGAACAAATAATAGCTAAATCTAAATCCAACACTGCGGGGGAAATATTGTTAACGGAATATCTTGAAAATAAGGATATTGAAGTTCTGGAAACTGATCTGGGAGACAGGATAGTCCAATTCCATGCCAGCCGACCAACACATCCCATCGGACCTGCATGCCACCTGAATATGGAAAAAATTGCAAAAATAGTGTCCAATGAATTGCAAAGTGATGTGAAAGCTGAACCCCAATCAATTCTGGAAGCTGTTAAATCTGATATTCTGGAAAAAATCCCAAATTGCAAGGTTGGTATCACTGGTGCGAATTCTGTGGCTGCTCTAGATGGTTCCCTGGTAATGGTGCATAATGAGGGTAATATCGGCCTACTCACCATGATGGACCTTCACATTGTACTGGTGGGAATTGACAAATTGGTATCCACACTGGAAGAGGCAATTTCAGTGGTGAAATTGGAAACCATTTATGCAACTGGTAAAAAAGTTCCAGCTTATATGAATGTTATCTCATCACCTTCCAAAACTGCTGATATTGAACAGATCCTCTTAAAAGATATGTATGGTGCTAAAAGAGTGGTTGTAGTGTTTTTAGACAATGGCCGTAGCCAGGCTTTAAAAGAAATGGAAGAATGTTTGTGGTGTATTGGGTGTGGATCTTGCATAGTAAATTGCCCAGTTTACACGACTCTTGGCCCAGAGTTTGGTTACTTACGTCATCTTGGAGGCAGAGGAATCGTTATGAGTCATTTCATAGACCCTAATATTACCTATGATTCTGGTCTTTTCAAATGCACCTTGTGTGGCCATTGCACAGTTGAATGTCCAGTTGAAACACCGATTAAAGACATGTTAGAAGAGCTGAGAAGAGAATCTGTTAAAAATGGGATTTATACTGAAAATCATGCCAGAATTAGAAATAATCTCATAAAATCAGGTACACCCTATAAAGAATAA